The Novosphingobium kaempferiae genome includes a window with the following:
- the accD gene encoding acetyl-CoA carboxylase, carboxyltransferase subunit beta produces MSWLSKVRNSISSLAKRDTPDDLWMKCQSCGEMLFIKEFEANLSVCPKCEHHGRIGAKARFDLLLDAGYTVLPTPKVPENPLNFRDTKKYPDRLKAARAANPYPDALTNAYGALNGTKAVVGVQDFAFMGGSMGMAVGEAFVAGVEKAIAEKCAYVIVTAAGGARMQEGILSLMQMPKTTVATRRLAAAGLPYIVVLTDPTTGGVTASYAMLGDVQIAEPGALIGFAGQRVIQDTIREKLPDGFQRAEYLHAHGMVDMVVHRKDLKGTLATLLGYLQRKEVA; encoded by the coding sequence ATGAGTTGGCTCAGCAAGGTCCGCAATTCCATATCGAGCCTCGCCAAGCGCGATACGCCCGATGACCTCTGGATGAAGTGCCAGAGCTGCGGCGAGATGCTCTTCATCAAGGAGTTCGAGGCCAACCTTTCGGTGTGCCCGAAGTGCGAGCATCATGGCCGCATCGGCGCCAAGGCGCGCTTCGACCTGCTGCTCGACGCGGGCTACACGGTCCTGCCGACGCCCAAGGTGCCCGAAAATCCGCTGAATTTCCGCGATACCAAGAAGTATCCCGACCGCCTCAAGGCCGCCCGCGCCGCCAACCCGTACCCCGATGCACTGACCAACGCCTACGGTGCACTGAACGGCACCAAGGCGGTGGTGGGAGTGCAGGACTTCGCCTTCATGGGCGGCTCGATGGGCATGGCGGTGGGCGAGGCGTTCGTCGCCGGTGTCGAGAAGGCCATCGCCGAAAAGTGCGCCTATGTCATCGTCACCGCTGCGGGCGGCGCGCGCATGCAGGAGGGCATCCTGTCTCTCATGCAGATGCCCAAGACCACCGTGGCGACCCGTCGCCTTGCCGCAGCGGGCCTGCCCTACATCGTCGTTCTGACCGATCCCACCACCGGCGGCGTCACCGCCAGCTACGCGATGCTCGGCGACGTGCAGATCGCGGAGCCCGGCGCGCTCATCGGCTTTGCCGGCCAGCGCGTGATCCAGGATACGATCCGAGAGAAACTCCCCGACGGCTTCCAGCGCGCCGAGTACCTCCATGCCCACGGCATGGTCGACATGGTGGTCCACCGCAAGGACCTCAAAGGCACGCTGGCAACGCTGCTCGGATACCTTCAACGAAAGGAAGTCGCGTGA